The sequence TAAAGCTTGATGTAACCGTTTCAAATTATCAACTCTCACAAACTAAGACAAGAATAACTCGAACTAGGAtcaataactaaaaaaaaaaattgaacaaattaaaATCTAAGGACAAGAACATTTCATGTGCCTTAGATCTTTGAacacttcttttttttctttttttactactttttttgctgaattttctttctttcttttttgatcCAAAAGCAAATTAGACGAAGATTTCAAGACAAGTTTTTTTCTTTGTCCATGCAAGCTTACGCCACCTCGACTAATCTCACAGGACATCCCCATCTGAAGCTACAACTTTTGGGTGTCAAAGAAACTCGTAGGAAATTAATTCCTAGGTAAGTGGCCACCATGGATTGAACCCTTGACCTCTTAGCCATCTATTGAGACTATGTTCAAGTCGAGTTATAGTATGTCTTGTATTACAAGATGTAGGCAGATGcttgaaaaaaatgagaaacgAAAGACAGATAGAAACAAAGTAAAGATATTTCACCTCTAGAACTGGCCAAGGATGTTGAccaatgctctgataccaaatgataagTGCCCTCAATGCTTGATTAATGCAAAGCTAGAGGTCCTTCTAGGATCCATGCAAATGccaaaaaataaagctaacttaACGATTGTTTCCAACCAAGAGCTTAGTTAGAAACTTAGAAGGATGAATCGCTCTTAGATTGAACCtagaatctatgatggtcactcctagatcctaagacaactcactcCAGAGTTAGCTTGATCAAGACTATCTAAAGCATGATCTGAAaggaacaaaaacaaaaacaaaaaaaggaaaaaaaaaaaacaaacaaaccaaccaaccaaAGGGGTTGAATAAACACAagtttaaatatcattattctGAGTTTTGAAAAGCATTACAAGCCATCATAAAGGGCAAAAGGTCGTGCAAAGGTCTAAGAACTCAAAAGTCtttcaaatacaattaaatgCATATTGTAGAAAATAAGACCTAAGAAACTAAAACCTGATTGCATACTAATTAATAAGTCGAAATGCAAAACTAAAAATGTAGAAAGTCTTTGAATTGTCTTAAATAACTATTCTAGAAGACAATGTGCACATTGGACAAGGTTTGACATCATGAATTCCAACACAGTGCACACTTGACAGCATTTTCTTCATAAAATTTGCACACTTTTTTTTGTCCTCCGTGACATCTTCCAAACTAAGAGACTTCTCTCGTGCCATCTTCACttcattctcttcttgactcaTCGAACTAACATTATACATAAATTTTGGCTCAAAATTATTTCTCTTCTTGTGTATTAGCTAGCTTTTGAAGATGCATTGTgaatgcctcttgaatcttctttgtcTTGCTCCTTGTAGTTGCTCCTTCAAGTACATGCAATGGATCAATGGTTGGATTCACATCAAAACGTAGGTTGATTGATTGCATGATGCCTATCAGCATAATCACACATGGGTATTCAAACATATCTTGctaacttttattaattttaataaaagcaAAATTTCGTTGTTTGTTTTGTACTCTTTGTGGGCTTCTGCACCTCTTTTTGTGTAATCTTGAGGTAGGAAGTTTAAGGTCTATTTCTTGAGATCTTTCTTGTATTTCTTGCGAGGTTTCTTGGGTCTTTGTGACTGTTTCTTGGGTGGTCTTTGTTAAGTTCTTTAGGCTTGGTTAAATGTTGCTTTACTGTAGTTAAAGTTTAGATCTTAGGATTTGACAGTTTGGTTTGCTATTGCTTGGTAAAAGGCTGCTGTCCAGCCAACAAATATGTATATTCACAAGCTGTTTCGATGGAATTCaataataagaaatttctcCGAGAATTGGTTTACACCAAACCACCTAAATTTTCATTAATCTAAAGGAAGTTCGTATAGcatgaaggaaaaaagaaacaacATTTCACTAAATGGCAGATGCAAGAGTAATTTATATGTGAATTCTTACTCCATAAGTACGTACACATTTAACTGAGAATGGATAAAGCAAGAAACGGGTGCTTCCATTGAAAATGCATACCTCAATTGGCCCCAGCTCTGCCAGACCAAGTTTCCTTCTTCGTGCATTGTAAGCCATATTTAGAAAGTCAATATTGCTGACACCTGGAATCTCAACCGGGGACTGAAAACTCATAAATAGCCCTGCAAGCGACCTTTCTTCTGGTTCCATTTCAAGCAAGTCACTTCCTTTAAACAGAATACTACCGCCTGTAACCTCATAATCTGGGTGCCCAACAAGTACCTTAATCCACAAAGCATCGCCTAAATTTAGTGGATAAAACAAAAGAATCCAATCTCCAAGCAGATAACAATAACAGTGAGGCTATTATAACGCATTTCAATTTTCGATGACTAAGATAATTATAATGTGTGTGATGGCAGCTGTTTTTTTTCCATACCATATACGCCTCATTCCCTCTTCTCTTTCCTTTGTCTACGAAAAATTCAATCTAGGACAGCTTTAGATTCTAAACGTAGTCGTTTCCAGCGCAGCAAAATTGGAGGAGcttcataaattttatatatatatttaaaggaACAATGCTTTTTATTGGTATAAAGAAGAGAGACTGATGCTCACAATACAAGATatgattaataaaattaaaatactttttggaaaaaaagaggaaacaaTATCCTGTATAGAATAATCAGCAAAAAAAAACTTGGATTGAGAACACCATGAAGAAGCTAGAAGACGAGCAGAACCAAAACGATCATAACAGATATGTCATGAAAAACACTCTGGTTAAACTGCAACTGACCATAGTAATTGGGCTTTGGATGATAACAATGTGGTATCAAGACTTTAACTTTCATTTGACCCTAGTAATTGAGCTTCATGCACTATACTAtactaaataattaaaattagctGTAAAAAAATCCATTCCAAGCACAAATTGAAGCAAAGGAAGAGAATAACTTCTAAGCTCAAAGCTCATTACTTGTAAGGAACGCGAgaaatcttttcttttctttttttttttttttaatgagaattAGGGAACTGAACACAAATGATACTGACCTTTGCAAATGTGCTCTTTCCAGAACCATTCTTTCCCATGATGGCGTGAACCTACTAGGGTCAGAAAAAATAATTCCAAATCATATAATGAACAAAAATtcattgaacaattcaaaaccTTGTGAGAATCCACTCCTGAAATAATTCTGGAGATTAATTTGAGCTAACCTCTCCTTCGTAAACAACAAGGTTAACACCCTTGAGAATCTCCTGCTTGGATTCTGCAATTACAGCAGTTAAATCTTTGACTTCCAGCAAAAGACTCTTCTGACTGCCAGAGAAACTCGTAGATGGAGAATTGACTGCGGAGAGAGAAGCTGTTGCAATTCGAACTGACCGGCGACGATTGGAATGGAAAGGGAGGGGGGAAAAGGTGGGCATCATGGATAAAGTAGAATTAGATGGCAAATATCGAACCAGAGGAGAAGTGGATGTGGTAGAGGATGAAGAGCAGTATGCCATTGACATCGCCATTGTGAAAGCTGAGCAGTATGCCATTCGGCGCTCAATCTCGCTCTTCGGCGAGCAGTCTGATTGGAAGGTTGGAAGACTCCGGCGAGCGGTCTGGTCTGATCGGATTTGGTCTGGTCGTATGTCGGATGAAGAAAGGCTTAGAGAAGAAGGGCGCGGAGGTTGCAGCAGCCGCGTGTACTCCACTATTGTTATTGAGGGGTTGTTTGGCCCCAACTTGGGTTAGGTTGGATGGGTAAAAAAAACTCACGTACCATTCGATTCACATGTTTATTATCTCGTTATTAGTGTTAAACTCTCTCAATTACTCTTCTCTTATAATAATTACTTAACTAACTCCACGCGTCAAACGTCTCTGAATAATCTTttgatttaaatcatattttaattctcaaactttaaaaataatcacttttaaaaatgtttactTTGATCCTCGCTTCTATTAACTTTTAAATAGAATAGTGagatgatttatattttttttaatgattaggTTGTTAGTCAACTCTAAACAATCTAGGATTTCGATTTTGAATTAGatggaaaaataattttccataagaaatttcaaaagtCATTGTGCAAATGTTCCTCAAAGAGTTAATAGAATCTTAACAataaagatcaaaataaaacactttttaaaaattcaaagattaaaattgatatttttaaaaatttagaaataaaagtaGACGAAGATTCAAAGTTAATGACCTAAAAgagtatttgaacttgatctttttataaacaaaatgaACAACTACACGTTGTCCATTGAAACTTTGGAGAGGTGGTTAGAGGTGCAATACAACTTGGGCCTGCTAAAGCCCATCCATCTTGATCTTGTTGGAGTTGCATGGCCCAAGTGTAGAAAGGCTTTGTACAACATATGTTGCAAATGGGCTAGGCCTCTAGGAAATACCTAGACCCAGGGTTGGCCAAAGCCCATTGGACAATATATAAATCAGGCCCGCACAAAAATGATTCGTTTTTATGGGCCCATGGGCCCAACTTATCTTGCCCAAACATTAACGAAAATTACGAAGATAGCCGACTATGTTATTAAATTTTACCCGAGAGAGAGAGGATTTAAACAGTAATATTTCCACACGCATGGGAAAGATGACAGAAGTCAGATCGCACGTGGGACCTCATTGCCACATCATTGTTATAATAATAACTCCAACAACCAACCATACAAATCtcagttaaaaaaaacaaacaagagaAACTATAAAATCATTGCACTGCATATTTATctagttaaatatatatatatatatatatatatttaatgggACCATGATAATTTATTGATGTGTCACATGTCTTTAACTAAAATTATCATCTTAGTCCCTATAATTAGACCATTTCCAATTtccattcaaaattataaaaagctgtttaaaaaaattgtaaaaatctTATATTGAGTTGTTTTAGTTTGGGCTTATTTTCCATTCGTTcaaagaactaaaaaaaaaaaaaaagatattattgTTTTgagttatataaatgttaattaaacaataatatatttgtggaaTGGGAATTCGAACTTCAAAATTGTTTTTGGATAGTATGAATTACTCttaatcaatatatatacacaataaTCTTCACTTGTTTTTATATCCACtcacaaattaattataatttctctaatttaaatcaattttaaacctaTAATGCATAATCAACTAACAAGATAATACAAACATATAAAGTAAAAGAACCTCATTACAACATGAACAAGTTACACGAAATTCGAATATAGTATAAGTGCcataaattgaaacatttgagttaacaaaattgaaactaattaatttaaataagtaaATTGAACCAATTAAAGtcctaaattcaatttatttataagacGAATCGTTATGAAAAATCAATTCAATCAATGTATATTTCAACTCACTCAAGACCTCTAACATAGAAATAAGAAAATCTAAGTTGAGAGAAAGAAGCTTTCCTTTTATCACCTCGATGGAACTCAACTTTCCTTAAGTTGGCTTAATTTGAAGAGaaaaattattagataattagtATAGTTTGGTTGTTGGCTTAATAAATtagtattttataattaaatagttaattatcttattttcttataagtttatgaaataaataGTCTATTCACAGTTGTAATAAGAAACTTTTTGAAATATCGTTATTGAAAGgatgaatttttcttatttgacCATAGATTTAGACCGatgcctatatatatatataaccttaAATAATATCATGGATAAATATAGAAGTTtagtttcaataaattaaaaaaaaaaaaaaaaatgaaatcctTAGTCAAAGCAAAACGAGGATAGAAAAAGGGggaatataaaaaagaaaaaggtaaagatagtaataataattataatgtgaatagaaaaggaagaagaagaagtagggAAGAGGAGAAGATTGTGGCCGACACAACTTGTTTGTATGTAAAACAAAAGGACCTCTCGATCCCACTTCTCTTTTAAaagcatatattatatataattgagaGAAGCCCAActttccaaaataataataatcatcattaaataaataaataaaggtgtCATCTTTTTACAGCATAGTAATTACATTTGACTAACATTGGTTCGTTGAGTTTCTTCAAAATGTCGCCTTTTTCAGAAAAATGCCATGTGCCCAACCACATGTCACTCTCCTTCATTTTTCCCCCTATTCTCATATTCATTACAATATTTTTCACATTATTTTTAAGgtcatattttaataataataaaggacttacttgacattttttgacatttttatataatatatcccAGTAgcatttataatatatgtattttcTAGTACTACAGTAGTATCCATAATTTTCTATACTATATCTATGTGTTTCTTACCATAATagcattatttaaaaatattatggactccacaaaattaattagtaatatataaataaatatattatctaaTGACGCGTCGAATTATTAATGGGAGACATATATTATACTATTATAGTATACTAAAAATATTCTCTATGAATTGGGTGTATTTGTAgattgtgaaattaatttaagaagaaaatgtGAGGGAAGATAAAACCGTTAACTTGTCAAATGAAAAAGTGTCGAATTATGCTAGAAAATTTTGTAATCGTCATCATTTAGATAAATGAATTTGTTTCATTGTTGAATATATACAATGCTTATTTGgcaatgattttaaaatgggTCGAAATTATTCttgtcaattttaaaaataactctaaaatatgtttttaatcactaaaaatcatttaatattattttacattttcaaattcaattttcatatcatcaaaattaatttcaaatggttgaaaatatattttatagtgatttaaaaaatgataaaaaataattttacctTCATTAAATCATTCTAAGAAATGCTCGTGGTGTTGATTGAGTAGTTAACTCTTAccagaagaaaataaaacaaagagtTCTTGATTTTAGAGTTTTAGACCTAAAGTAGTTTTCAGTTGAAGGATCTACAACgaattcaaataattcaatttgttCTTATTTGATGTTAGGTTTTTTTTCGTTCTTTTCCCCCTAGATTTAATTATCCAGAAATAATTTTGGAAATGTAGATCCTTAAGGCTAACAATTTTCTAACTTCGAGGTGTAATCCTTGGTATtccaatttattaattaaaaggaGAACAGataaatattaatatcaaaAGAGAGACGAATCACACTCCAATTTTTAGCTTAGTCCAATAAGAACTTTATATATTTTCTGGATCCTCACTTCGTAAatgttaaactaaaaaaaaatcacgaaaaaatatttatttttctatctttttccaACTCAGCActtcaatatttaaatctctTGAAATATAGTTATAACTTAAGCCTTGTCtcttaacaattttgttttttatttttaatttttgaaaattaagtttatttctgTCCCATTTTTTACAAtagtttgcatctttcttaagtacagtAGTTGAATTCtatatcaaattctaaaaataaaaactatttttcaaaaacaactattttttagtttttaaaatttgacttgattttttttaactattggtaaaaagcagataaaaaaatgaaaagaaaaaaagttagaGGTGTAAGTAgtgtttatatgtttaattttcaaaaataaaaaattaaatagttatcaaacgaggttttaattattttaaaacataaaatttgtataagatttaGAAGTATAGGAACTAAAGCTTCTATTCATAGatgagatatttttaaaaatataagaatcGAAATAAATACGAACTATCCCGCGCAAGAGACAAAAGTAGAATAATATAAATCGATAACGTATAACTCAAAAGTGGATATCTTAATCAAGATTAGTTATTAAAATGATTATCATAGCTTTGATTTAGAGCCTTAATTGGAGAGTAGATGATAAGGGGAATAGGTTTGGAGTTTTAGAAGAGATAGATTGTTAATGTAAAAGGGTCTAAGCAAAAAGcagcaataataataatattaataaataataacaataataatggtaaaaaaaaaatcttcgaAGGAGAATAAGAAGTAATGTAATATTTATCCGCCGAAAGGTGCAAAAGGACTTATCCATCA comes from Benincasa hispida cultivar B227 chromosome 2, ASM972705v1, whole genome shotgun sequence and encodes:
- the LOC120071801 gene encoding ABC transporter I family member 6, chloroplastic, producing the protein MAYCSAFTMAMSMAYCSSSSTTSTSPLVRYLPSNSTLSMMPTFSPLPFHSNRRRSVRIATASLSAVNSPSTSFSGSQKSLLLEVKDLTAVIAESKQEILKGVNLVVYEGEVHAIMGKNGSGKSTFAKVLVGHPDYEVTGGSILFKGSDLLEMEPEERSLAGLFMSFQSPVEIPGVSNIDFLNMAYNARRRKLGLAELGPIEFYAYIFPKLDLVNMKTDFLNRNVNEGFSGGERKRNEILQLAVLGAEMAILDEIDSGLDVDALRDVAKAVNGLLTPNNSVLMITHYLRLLEFIEPSRIHVMEDGKIVKTGDISIAKLLEEEGYKAISTP